In Onthophagus taurus isolate NC chromosome 6, IU_Otau_3.0, whole genome shotgun sequence, a genomic segment contains:
- the LOC111427734 gene encoding protein painting of fourth isoform X1, whose translation MNEEEHLLNLQKSSQQWARRQLYGHVNPPLPPNSPPHKPPPPPPPSQRDYNSSYSGSKQNYPPSKSQSSCNNNNNNSSGSKAKYSQYKQQGQYNQLPPRYYPPPLPPLPMHSYNHYSPYTLDPQCSWNYQQKNYPNKNRSEREREEDLEDKRKNRKRKKPLSQNMVHQKNYTLEDAITALEVEKQYNKRYKNQSLILKFPDPELNKEIVAKLHPAIENVHFQQKSTPRFCFVNLKEDVDLDAVIKDLNTTPFGQGFITAELKNDQESEKETKPEDIDPCCLYIGNIAHGIPRQKLDELYPSNKRVDMGFARKMRFTRYAFISFHNAKDALEAFKKTHYMELAAKSLIVRFRRFQSTVGMPGEKKPQNSTKRKRADSATTDDLEVISEDFSNVDPTSYTYVKEEPMSDSEGGDDSEPDDHVNGHSSNHDDWKVKVEEPNAEIKEEPDMSGSGYDSSGSENDHLQDHSLLDPSQHLRDLAAQRELLRNMTFDL comes from the exons ATGAATGAGGAAGAACATTTATTAAACCTACAAAAATCATCACAACAGTGGGCCCGACGTCAACTATATGGCCATGTTAATCCACCTTTACCACCAAATTCTCCGCCCCACAAACCGCCACCACCTCCACCACCATCTCAAAGAGATTATAACAGCAGTTATTCAGGATCCAAACAGAATTATCCACCATCAAAATCACAAAGTAG ctgcaataataataataataatagcagTGGTAGTAAAGCAAA ATACTCTCAGTACAAACAACAAGGTCAATACAACCAATTACCACCACGTTATTATCCACCCCctttaccacctcttccaaTGCATTCCTATAATCATTATAGCCCTTACACGTTAGATCCTCAATGCAGTTGGAAttaccaacaaaaaaattatcccAATAAAAATCGCTCGGAAAGAGAACGAGAAGAAGACTTGgaagataaaagaaaaaatcgaaaacgaaaaaaaccGCTCTCCCAAAACATGgttcatcaaaaaaattacactcTTGAAGATGCTATAACCGCTTTAGAAGTGGAAAAGCAGTATAACAAACGATATAAGAATCAATCTTTAATATTGAAGTTTCCCGATCCCGAATTGAACAAAGAAATCGTTGCCAAATTGCACCCAGCGATTGAAAATGtccattttcaacaaaaatcaacgccaagattttgttttgttaatttaaaagaggATGTAGATTTAGATGCGGTAATTAAAGACCTAAATACAACCCCATTTGGTCAAGGTTTTATCACggccgaattaaaaaatgaccaAGAAAGTGAAAAAGAAACGAAACCGGAAGACATAGACCCATGTTGTTTGTACATAGGTAACATAGCCCATGGTATTCCTAGACAAAAACTCGACGAGCTTTATCCAAGTAATAAACGAGTCGATATGGGGTTTGCACGAAAAATGCGCTTCACAAGATACgcatttatttcatttcacaACGCTAAAGACGCGTTGGAGGCATTTAAAAAGACTCATTACATGGAATTGGCAGCTAAAAGCCTTATTGTGCGATTTCGACGGTTTCAAAGCACCGTTGGTATGCCGGGCGAGAAAAAACCGCAAAACTCAACGAAACGGAAGCGAGCCGATTCGGCAACAACCGATGATCTTGAAGTTATCAGCGAAGATTTTAGTAATGTTGATCCGACCAGTTATACATATGTTAAAGAGGAACCTATGTCCGACTCCGAAGGTGGAGATGATAGCGAACCTGATGATCATGTGAATGGACACTCATCAAATCACGACGACTGGAAAGTTAAAGTTGAAGAACCTAATGCGGAGATTAAGGAGGAACCTGATATGTCAGGAAGTGGat ATGATAGTTCTGGGAGCGAAAACGATCATTTACAAGATCATTCATTATTG gaTCCGAGTCAACACTTAAGAGATTTGGCAGCCCAAAGGGAGTTACTTAGAAACATGACTTTTGatttataa
- the LOC111427734 gene encoding protein painting of fourth isoform X2: MNEEEHLLNLQKSSQQWARRQLYGHVNPPLPPNSPPHKPPPPPPPSQRDYNSSYSGSKQNYPPSKSQSRYSQYKQQGQYNQLPPRYYPPPLPPLPMHSYNHYSPYTLDPQCSWNYQQKNYPNKNRSEREREEDLEDKRKNRKRKKPLSQNMVHQKNYTLEDAITALEVEKQYNKRYKNQSLILKFPDPELNKEIVAKLHPAIENVHFQQKSTPRFCFVNLKEDVDLDAVIKDLNTTPFGQGFITAELKNDQESEKETKPEDIDPCCLYIGNIAHGIPRQKLDELYPSNKRVDMGFARKMRFTRYAFISFHNAKDALEAFKKTHYMELAAKSLIVRFRRFQSTVGMPGEKKPQNSTKRKRADSATTDDLEVISEDFSNVDPTSYTYVKEEPMSDSEGGDDSEPDDHVNGHSSNHDDWKVKVEEPNAEIKEEPDMSGSGYDSSGSENDHLQDHSLLDPSQHLRDLAAQRELLRNMTFDL; encoded by the exons ATGAATGAGGAAGAACATTTATTAAACCTACAAAAATCATCACAACAGTGGGCCCGACGTCAACTATATGGCCATGTTAATCCACCTTTACCACCAAATTCTCCGCCCCACAAACCGCCACCACCTCCACCACCATCTCAAAGAGATTATAACAGCAGTTATTCAGGATCCAAACAGAATTATCCACCATCAAAATCACAAAGTAG ATACTCTCAGTACAAACAACAAGGTCAATACAACCAATTACCACCACGTTATTATCCACCCCctttaccacctcttccaaTGCATTCCTATAATCATTATAGCCCTTACACGTTAGATCCTCAATGCAGTTGGAAttaccaacaaaaaaattatcccAATAAAAATCGCTCGGAAAGAGAACGAGAAGAAGACTTGgaagataaaagaaaaaatcgaaaacgaaaaaaaccGCTCTCCCAAAACATGgttcatcaaaaaaattacactcTTGAAGATGCTATAACCGCTTTAGAAGTGGAAAAGCAGTATAACAAACGATATAAGAATCAATCTTTAATATTGAAGTTTCCCGATCCCGAATTGAACAAAGAAATCGTTGCCAAATTGCACCCAGCGATTGAAAATGtccattttcaacaaaaatcaacgccaagattttgttttgttaatttaaaagaggATGTAGATTTAGATGCGGTAATTAAAGACCTAAATACAACCCCATTTGGTCAAGGTTTTATCACggccgaattaaaaaatgaccaAGAAAGTGAAAAAGAAACGAAACCGGAAGACATAGACCCATGTTGTTTGTACATAGGTAACATAGCCCATGGTATTCCTAGACAAAAACTCGACGAGCTTTATCCAAGTAATAAACGAGTCGATATGGGGTTTGCACGAAAAATGCGCTTCACAAGATACgcatttatttcatttcacaACGCTAAAGACGCGTTGGAGGCATTTAAAAAGACTCATTACATGGAATTGGCAGCTAAAAGCCTTATTGTGCGATTTCGACGGTTTCAAAGCACCGTTGGTATGCCGGGCGAGAAAAAACCGCAAAACTCAACGAAACGGAAGCGAGCCGATTCGGCAACAACCGATGATCTTGAAGTTATCAGCGAAGATTTTAGTAATGTTGATCCGACCAGTTATACATATGTTAAAGAGGAACCTATGTCCGACTCCGAAGGTGGAGATGATAGCGAACCTGATGATCATGTGAATGGACACTCATCAAATCACGACGACTGGAAAGTTAAAGTTGAAGAACCTAATGCGGAGATTAAGGAGGAACCTGATATGTCAGGAAGTGGat ATGATAGTTCTGGGAGCGAAAACGATCATTTACAAGATCATTCATTATTG gaTCCGAGTCAACACTTAAGAGATTTGGCAGCCCAAAGGGAGTTACTTAGAAACATGACTTTTGatttataa
- the LOC111427736 gene encoding vacuolar protein sorting-associated protein VTA1 homolog gives MGFPPVPPEVRSLSHFLKVADDHEQRNIVITYWARMYAVQSAMNALPGKRPPAVTELLLALMDWLEKTKSQHHDLEGITSEVCAQAMIEEHALKMFNFADECDKNSKFDKNVVKAFYTSGILFDTLNQFGEISEDIEQKRKYAKWRAAYIHNCLKEGLVPTPGNVTVILSPEDERYSGFVSKEELDRMKGILPPDSDANGFQPPASFLFEDRPRPFDSNSPSTSVPATPSSDVAGANVPSLPDVPSDSVFPQPVFPTVAPTLPPPTSGSVTLSPDSMEKAQRYCKLANSALTYDDVKTAIDNLQKALSLLQYGEEK, from the exons atGGGTTTTCCTCCTGTTCCACCAGAAGTGCGATCTTTATCGCATTTCTTAAAGGTAGCTGATGATCACGAACAACGTAACATCGTTATAACTTATTGGg CTCGTATGTATGCGGTCCAATCCGCAATGAATGCTTTACCTGGAAAAAGACCTCCAGCAGTCACAGAGCTTCTTTTAGCTCTAATGGATTGGTTGGAAAAAACAAAGTCTCAACATCACGATTTGGAAGGAATTACGAGTGAGGTTTGCGCGCAGGCTATGATTGAAGAGCATGCCTTAAAGATGTTTAATTTTGCTGATGAATGtgataaaaattctaaatttgaTAA AAATGTTGTTAAGGCGTTTTATACATCAGGAATTCTTTTTGATACCTTAAACCAGTTTGGGGAGATATCAGAAGATATTGAGCAAAAGCGTAAATATGCTAAATGGAGAGCAGCATACATTCATAATTGTCTTAAAGAAGGTTTAGTTCCAACCCCAGGAAATGTAACAGTAATCCTTTCACCAGAAGATGAAAGATATTCTGGGTTTGTTTCTAAAGAAGAACTTGATAGGATGAAAGGGATTTTACCACCTGATTCAGACGCAAACGGATTTCAACCCCCAGCAAGTTTTTTGTTTGAAGATAGACCACGTCCGTTTGATTCAAACTCCCCAAGCACTAGCGTTCCTGCTACTCCAAGTTCGGACGTAGCCGGGGCTAATGTTCCTTCATTACCGGACGTTCCAAGCGATTCTGTTTTTCCCCAACCCGTTTTTCCAACGGTTGCACCAACGTTACCACCACCAACAAGTGGATCAGTTACTTTGAGTCCTGATAGTATGGAGAAGGCGCAAAGATATTGTAAATTGGCTAATTCCGCTTTAACTTATGATGATGTTAAAACAGCTATTGATAATTTACAAAAAGCTTTGAGTTTATTACAATATGGGGAAGAAAAATAA
- the LOC111427871 gene encoding cytochrome P450 302a1, mitochondrial, with translation MKRKLSTILNSRIKSFEEIPGPFSIPILGTLYQYFPVIGRYKFDRLQRNGMEKYQRYGQIVREQIIPGINLVWLFNPDDIQTIFRNEGKYPQRRSHLALKKYRLDRPMVYNTGGLLPTNGSDWLRLRSIFQKGLSSPKAVENFLPISNQVVQEWVLIVKDLSKKESFDYLPQISRLFLELTGVAAFDIRLDSFSKQELHPNSRSSKLIKAPYTSNSCILKLDNGPQLWKKFDTPLYKKFKKAQIFMEEVAIDLLSIKLSLFQENGPQTKSLLESYLSSPNLDFKDVIGFACDFLLAGIDTSTYTTSFILYHLAKNPQSQQKLYEESLKLLPSPFSAVTKEILSQAYYAKAVLKESLRLRPISVGVGRILEKDTVLSGYNVPKETVIITQNQIACRLETNFPNPNDFIPERWIKEHEFYKPIHPFLVLPFGHGARSCIARRLAEQNMLIVIMKLIRCFEIGWSGPDLDTKSLLINKPDGSITLTFKSRQGRKIE, from the exons atgaaacgaaaattgtcGACGATTTTAAATTCTCGAATTAAAAGCTTTGAGGAAATTCCTGGACCGTTTTCGATTCCGATTTTGGGTACTTTGTACCAATATTTTCCTGTAATag gCAGATATAAATTTGATCGTTTACAACGAAATGGAATGGAAAAATATCAAAGATATGGACAAATCGTTCGAGAACAAATCATTCCTGGGATAAATCTTGTATGGCTTTTTAATCCGGATGATattcaaacaatatttaggaaTGAAGGAAAATATCCACAAAGAAGGAGTCATTTGGcgctaaaaaaatatagattaGATAGACCAATGGTTTATAACACCGGGGGATTATTACCAAc taATGGATCTGATTGGTTACGACTTAgaagtatttttcaaaaaggaTTAAGTAGTCCAAAAGctgtagaaaattttttaccaATTTCAAACCAAGTGGTACAAGAATGGGTGTTAATTGTTAaagatttatcaaaaaaagaaagtttcGATTATCTCCCCCAAATATCCAGATTATTTTTAGAAC taacTGGAGTTGCTGCTTTCGATATTCGCTTGGATAGCTTTTCAAAACAGGAGTTACACCCAAATTCGAGATCATCAAAACTAATAAAAGCTCCCTATACATCAAATAGTTGCATACTAAAGCTTGATAATGGACCTCAATTATGGAAAAAATTCGATACacctttatataaaaagtttaagaAAGCCCAAATTTTTATGGAgga AGTAGCCATTgatttattatcaataaagTTATCgttatttcaagaaaatgGGCCACAAACTAAATCACTTTTAGAAAGCTATTTATCTTCGcctaatttagattttaaagatGTGATTGGATTCGCTTGTGACTTTTTATTAGCTGGTATTGATACg AGCACATATACCACATCATTTATTCTATATCATTTAGCAAAAAATCCACAATCGCAACAAAAACTGTACGAAGAATCATTAAAGTTACTCCCAAGCCCCTTTAGCGCGgttacaaaagaaattttatctcAAGCGTATTACGCAAAAgcagttttaaaagaatctCTTCGATTAAGACCGATTTCAGTTGGTGTGGGGCGAATTTTAGAGAAAGATACCGTTCTTTCGGGATATAATGTTCCAAAAGag ACCGTAATAATTACCCAAAACCAAATTGCGTGTCGATTAGAAACAAATTTCCCAAATCCAAACGATTTTATTCCCGAACGGTGGATTAAAGAGCACGAATTTTATAAACCAATCCATCCATTTCTTGTGTTACCTTTTGGACATGGTGCAAGATCGTGTATTGCTCGGAGATTGGCTGaacaaaatatgttaattGTGATTATGAAA tTAATAAGATGTTTTGAAATTGGTTGGAGTGGACCAGATCTTGACACAAAATCTTTACTTATTAATAAACCTGATGGATCAATTACTTTGACCTTTAAATCGAGACAGGGAcgtaaaattgaataa
- the LOC111427683 gene encoding GPI mannosyltransferase 2: protein MQDLKEEKTMKSVEVKKNIQYRIVKYAILSRVLVILLQYMANLLITDHDANVFVSPSEETFTTIDRVIHHLFGGFARWDAQYFLHIAKYGYTFENTTAFFPLYPLILRYISISLLYVYNFMNLSSMLLLTSVVFNTIIFVKTALILFEITAFFENPKIVYTAIMVFCFNPASIFFSAPYSECLYAYLTFKSIQCCLRYVRMYSRIRFTYVNSSSLKCIFYISLSACARSNGVLNLGFFLYSYAFLVVQNLFRLKNTKFAKYIFVIISLLFLMFYISAMILPFALIQVFDFINYCRTFESNVPDFLKDFAKQNDFVLPGTFSIHQQSWCNDNIPLAYAYVQKHYWNVGFLKYFQFNQIPNFLLATPVVYITIRNSLKYFKLNNPFLMHLGLFRDLNQIKLIDMEIKPSLKFACVVHVLLLTLFCVFCTHVQVTTRIIFSASPCIYWFCASYYDHIRSKNLIFLYCMFYFVTGTIMFSNFLPWT from the exons ATGCAAGACCTTAAGGAAG AGAAAACCATGAAATCTGTCgaagtaaagaaaaacattcAATATAGAATAGTAAAATATGCAATACTAAGTAGAGTGCTTGTAATACTTTTACAATACAtggcaaatttattaataactgaCCATGATGCAAACGTTTTCGTATCACCAAGCGAAGAAACATTCACTACAATCGATAGGGTGATTCACCACCTTTTTGGAGGATTTGCAAGATGGGATgctcaatattttttacacATCGCCAAGTATGGATATACTTTCGAGAACACCACAGCTTTTTTCCCATTGTATCCTTTAATACTACGTTATATTTCTATAAGTTTATTATATGTGTATAACTTTATGAATTTATCCTCTATGTTATTGTTAACATCTGTTGTATTTAAcacaattatttttgtaaagacTGCATTAATACTGTTTGAGATAACCGCATTTTTCGAGAACCCCAAAATAGTTTACACTGCCATTATGGTGTTTTGCTTTAACCCGGCATCTATTTTCTTTTCCGCTCCGTATTCAGAATGTTTATACgcttatttaacttttaaatcgATACAATGTTGTTTGAGATACGTTCGAATGTACTCTAGGATACGTTTCACCTATGTTAATTCGTcaagtttaaaatgtattttttatatttctctTTCCGCTTGTGCCAGATCAAATGGTGTTTTAAACTTaggtttttttctttattcttaCGCGTTTCTTGTTgtgcaaaatttatttagacttaaaaatactaaattcgCTAagtatatttttgtgattatatCATTGctgtttttgatgttttatatTTCAGCGATGATCTTGCCATTTGCTTTAATACAAgtgtttgattttataaattattgtagGACTTTCGAGAGTAATGTCccagattttttgaaagattttgcaaaacaaaatgattttgtGTTACCGGGAACTTTCTCAATTCACCAACAATCATGGTGTAACGATAACATTCCTTTGGCTTACGCTTACGTTCAAAAACATTATTGGAATGTAgggtttttaaaatatttccaatttaATCAGATCCCAAACTTTTTACTTGCCACGCCCGTTGTTTACATAACGATTAGAaactctttaaaatatttcaaattaaacaaccCGTTTTTGATGCATTTAGGATTATTTCGCGATTTAAATCAGATCAAATTAATCGATATGGAGATTAAGCCAAGTCTTAAATTCGCTTGTGTTGTACACGTTTTGTTGTTAACGCTGTTTTGCGTCTTTTGTACTCACGTACAAGTAACAACGAGAATTATATTTTCTGCTTCACCTTGTATATATTGGTTTTGCGCTTCTTATTATGATCATATTCgatcaaaaaatttgatttttctttattgtatGTTCTATTTTGTAACTGGTACAATTatgttttctaattttttaccttggacataa
- the LOC111427685 gene encoding queuosine 5'-phosphate N-glycosylase/hydrolase — protein MPLNPRDSGKLISSLAKHVKINELGVQKLGDELLKSINSGELSIESFSQNDVHPKYTNWWAIDWLFVVDALNYCFWSKEHESGWTVEGKTGYFALCVAINRAMRENVDILNAKYYSVISRDDLKEILRSDNEVDVPLLDDRVKCLHEAGSVLLEKFDGSFINCVKKAENSAVKLLDIIISNFKCFRDEASYKGHEVSLYKRAQILIGDIWACHRGEGLGKFKDIEEITMFADYRVPQSLLYYNVIEYSNELNDLLKKNNYLENGNEMEVEIRGVSIHAVELLREYITKKLGKDDSKKVNSIIIDHFLWDFRRKHAKEILKIGLPFHKTFCIYY, from the exons ATGCCGTTAAATCCGCGAGATTCaggaaaattaatatcttcatTAGCCaaacacgttaaaattaatgaactTGGAGTTCAAAAACTCGGAGATGag ctattaaaaagtataaattcGGGTGAATTATCCATTGAAAGCTTCAGTCAAAATGATGTTCACCCAAAATACACAAATTGGTGGGCTATCGATTGGTTATTTGTTGTGGATGccttaaattattgtttttggtCGAAAGAACACGAATCAGGATGGACCGTGGAAGGAAAAACGGGATATTTCGCTCTCTGCGTTGCTATAAACAGAGCTATGCGAGAGAATGTCGATATTTTAAATGCAAAATATTATTCGGTGATTTCAAGGGATGATCTTAAAGAAATATTACGAAGTGATAATGAAGTTGATGTTCCTCTTTTGGATGATCGTGTAAAGTGTTTACATGAAGCTGGGTCTGTATTGTTAGAAAAATTTGATGGTTCGTTTATTAATTGTGTTAAAAAGGCTGAAAATAGCGCGGTGAAGTTGTTGGATATAATAATTAGTAACTTTAAATGTTTCCGTGATGAAGCTTCTTATAAAGGACATGAAGTTTCTTTATATAAGAGAGCACAAATTTTGATTGGTGACATTTGGGCTTGCCATCGAGGAGAAGGATTGGGTAAATTTAAAGACATTGAAGAAATAACCATGTTTGCGGATTACAGAGTGCCGCAATCTTTGTTATATTACAACGTTATTGAATATAGTAATGAATTGAACGATTTGTtgaaaaagaataattatttGGAAAATGGAAATGAGATGGAAGTTGAGATACGGGGAGTTTCAATTCATGCTGTTGAGTTATTGAGAGAATATATTACTAAAAAACTTGGGAAAGATGATTCCAAGAAAGTTAATTCGAttataattgatcactttttGTGGGATTTTAGGCGAAAACATgcgaaagaaattttaaaaatagggTTACCTTTTCATAAAacgttttgtatttattattga